The genome window GAATAATATAGATATGTTTAAGATGCGTCAAACTAAAAATGATAAAAATTAATTTAATTTTTTAACTTCATTATTATCAACAGCTTGTAATGAAATAATAATCACCAATAAAAACAAGGAAATAATAAGGCTCTACGGGGCAGGCGTGGTGAAGATTTGACCGCGCAAGCCGATAGCTAGATGGACGATCAAAAGAAAGTTTATTTGAGCTGGCTGCACTAAATAAAATAGATTTTCTGCCCACATTAAAACCTCAGGTATGAGATTTTATGTCACATAAAAATAGCCAAAAACCGGCTTCCGCTGGATTGATTCTTGTTGTCGATGATGATGAGTTTATTCGCCAGGTGGCCACTCTGCATCTGGAGCACGCGGGCTACCAGGTGATACAGGCTGCGGATGGTGCAGAGGCCATACGCTTGTTTGATGAGAGTGAAGAGGCACCCTCCATGGTGCTTCTTGACATGGTCATGCCAGTGTTAAGTGGTTGTGAAACCTGTCAGGCTTTGCGCCTGCGTGTGAAGGGGTTGCGCCTGCCCGTTCTTATTTTAACCGGTTCGGATGATGAAGAGTCGGTTGAACTTGCTTTTCGTGCCGGAGCAACCGACTTTGTCTCTAAGCCGGTTAATTGGGCCATATTGGTGCAGCGGGTGCGCTACGCACTCCGTAATCGTGACCTTTACCTTGAGCTGGAGAAAAAAGAGCAGCAGTTGAGTCATGCTCAGCGCCTTGCAAAACTGGGCTATGGTCAGATGAATTTGACCACAGGTGTTATTGATTTCTCCCCCGAGATAGCCGAAATGCTGGGAATGGGTGGCGAAAGTACAATTAAAACTGAGGTCTTTTTTAATCTGCTCTCCCCCAGAGATCAAGAGAAAATGCAGCAAGCACTTGATGAGGCGGTGGCCGGCACAGGGCAATATATTTTTGAACACCGCTTGCAGCTGTCAGGAGAGCCGGAAAAGGTGATTTTGCAGCAGGGTGAAGCGCATCAAGTCGATGGTGAATGGTTGATTAGTGGTACTTTGCAGGATATTACCGAGAGGGTTCATGCGGAGGAAATGATCCATTTTCACACCTACTATGATCCCTTGAGTGACTTACCCAATCGCTCTTTTTTTGAGAAGCAGCTGGGTGAGCAGCTGGGCGGTAATGAGCTGCAAGCGGTGTTATTTGTTGGTTTGGATCGATTTAAGGCGGTAAATGATTCACTAGGACACGCCAGTGGTGACCTTTTGCTAAAAGAGATCGCGAAGCGTTTAAGTCCGCTGCAAAAGGAGTCGATGATCGTGGCCCGTTTTGCTGGCGATGTCTTCTCCATTTATCTGCCTAAAGCGGGCAGTGTTGAAGAGGTTGATGAATTAGCGCAAACCTTGCTAGGGCTTGCAGCAATCCCCACCCAAATTGGTGAGCACACCCTGGAGATGAGTGCCAGTGTGGGGGTCGCACTCTATCCGTTGGAAGTGGAGAGTGCTGAACGGCTACTGCTTGGGGCGGATACCGCACTGAATCTGGCTAAACAGCATGGTGGTGCGCAGTATCGTTATTTTTCGTCTGAGCTTGATGGGTTAGCTCAGGAGCGCCTTTTGATGGAACAAGCGCTGCGTGAAGCGGTGAAGCTTGAGCAGTTCGAACTCTATTATCAGCCACAAATAGATGCACGTTCACAGGAGATTGTCGGTGTTGAGGCGTTAATTCGCTGGAATCACCCTGAGCAGGGACTTGTACCACCCTTTAAGTTTATCCCACTCGTTGAAGAGACGGGGATGATTATTCCGATCGGTGAATGGGTGTTGAATAAGGCGTGCCAGCAAGCACGGCATTGGCTGGATATGGGAATTAAAGTCCGGATGGGTGTTAACCTTTCGGTTAAGCAGCTTCAGCTTGATAATTTTGCAGCCATAGTGGCCTCTGCACTTGAGGTGAGTGGCTTGCCACCCGAACAGCTGGATTTGGAGGTGACTGAAAGCATGGCGATCAGTGACCTGAAAAACACCATTTCGGTTCTGCAAGAAATTCGTGAGCTGGGTGTACTCACTTCCATGGATGATTTTGGTACCGGATACTCATCTCTGAGCTATCTACAGCAACTTCCGCTCTGCACTTTAAAGATCGACCGAGCTTTCATTAAAGATATTGATGATGAGGGTAACCATGCTGAAATTGCAAAAACGATTATCGACCTGTCTCGCAATCTTGGCTTACACGTTATTGCCGAAGGGATCGAGACCCGCAGCCAATTCGAGCAGTTATTGATGCACGGCTGCGATGAGATACAGGGGTTCTATTTCAGCAAACCTATTACGGCAACTGAATTTGAATCATTTTATAAGCAAACAGAAGGTCGCCTGTTTCTGCGTGATTTTTAACCTCCCAATATGTAATATTCCCTTTTCCATCCCCCCTCTGAATAAACTGTTAACATGCCATTGCTAAACTCTCTTGTTGGTTTATTTGGCCAGGGATATCCAAAAACACTTCAAAGTGATGAGTTATATGAAAAAAGTAGGTGTTATTTTTGTCTGTATGGGCAACATCTGTCGTTCGCCAACGGCAGAAGGTGTTTTTCGCACGCAGGTGGTTGACCGAGGACTGGCTGATCTGTTTGAAATAGACTCAGCAGGCACCCATGCCTACCATGATGGCGAAGGTCCTGATCCACGAGCGAAAAAACTGGCCAAACAGCGTGGTGTTGAGTTAGGTGATGTTCGCGCTCGAAGGGTCACTGCTGAAGATATTGAGCACTTTGATTATATTCTGGCAATGGATGGCGATAATCACCTCAATTTGATGAAGCTGGCACCTGAAGGGCATGAGCATAAAGTTCGGCGAATCCTGGAGTTTACCTCGTTCTATAGTGAACGTGATGTTCCCGACCCTTATTATGGCGGTCCTCGTGGTTTTGAGCGGGTATATGATCTGATTGAGTCGGCCAGCGAGGGGCTGCTTGATGTGATTGTTACAACGAACCTAAAGACGTAACCACTCAAGCAACCGTGCGGGTTTACGATCTCTGTTTTTTGCGCTTTGGCTGCACCGCGTGTATCGCACGGTCATGCACCGAGAGTGCAGCTTCGTGCAGGGCTTCAGAGAGTGTGGGGTGAGCGAATACAGTGAGTGCAATATCTTCACTGCTGGCTCCCATCTCCATCGCTATTTTTGCTTGTGCCACTGTTTCTGAGGCTTGCGGGCCGATGATATGCACACCTAATATTCGATCAGTTTTAGTGTGGGCGATGATTTTGATAAGCCCTGTGGTTTCACCCAATGCACGGGCCCGACCGTTGGCGGCGAACGGGAAGGTGCCAATAGTGTAATCTGTACCCTCTTGTTTCAGTGCCTGTTCGGTTTTGCCGACCCAGGCGATTTCGGGAGAGGTGTAGATGACGGAAGGGATGCTCTCTAGGTCGATCTGCGCAAACTCTCCATTTATCAACTCGGCGACCATCACTCCCTCTTCAGAGGCTTTGTGCGCTAGCATCGGCCCACGAACGATATCGCCAATGGCGTAGATGCCATCCACCGCTGTACGGCATTTATCATCCACACGAATGAACCCGCGTTGGTCCACTTCAATGCTCACGTCCTCAGCAATCAGATTGCGGGTGTTTGGCTGGCGGCCCACCGCAACAATAATTTTATCGACCTTCTCCTGATGGTTACCTTTTTTGTCATCATATTCAATGACCGCTTTGCCACGTACTACGGCGACATTTTTTATTCTAGCACCCATGCGAATGTCGAGCCCTTGTGCACTAAAGATTTTGAGGGCCTCTTTGGCGATACTTTGATCGGCCATTGGCAGAAAAGTATTGCTGGATTTGAGCATAAACACCTCCGAGCCGAGTCGACGCCAGACGGAGCCGAGTTCGAGCCCGATGACTCCCGTGCCGATAACACAGAGGCGCTTGGGTACTTTGTCGAACGCCAGGGCACCCGTGGAGTCGACGATGGTATCGCCATCATAGGCAACACCGTTGAGTGCACTGGGTGATGAGCCGGTGGCGATGATGATGTTGCTGGCAGCGAAGCGCTCCCCAGCCACTTCAACCTCTTTGTTGGCCAGCAGCTTACCGCGACCATGGATGAATGTGACTTTATTGGCCGCTAGCAGTGCGGCAACGCCAGAGGTTAGTTCATTGACCACCCTGTCTTTACGCGCTAACAAGGTGGTGAGGTCGAGCTTCACTCCCCGGACATTAACG of Gammaproteobacteria bacterium contains these proteins:
- a CDS encoding EAL domain-containing protein, coding for MSHKNSQKPASAGLILVVDDDEFIRQVATLHLEHAGYQVIQAADGAEAIRLFDESEEAPSMVLLDMVMPVLSGCETCQALRLRVKGLRLPVLILTGSDDEESVELAFRAGATDFVSKPVNWAILVQRVRYALRNRDLYLELEKKEQQLSHAQRLAKLGYGQMNLTTGVIDFSPEIAEMLGMGGESTIKTEVFFNLLSPRDQEKMQQALDEAVAGTGQYIFEHRLQLSGEPEKVILQQGEAHQVDGEWLISGTLQDITERVHAEEMIHFHTYYDPLSDLPNRSFFEKQLGEQLGGNELQAVLFVGLDRFKAVNDSLGHASGDLLLKEIAKRLSPLQKESMIVARFAGDVFSIYLPKAGSVEEVDELAQTLLGLAAIPTQIGEHTLEMSASVGVALYPLEVESAERLLLGADTALNLAKQHGGAQYRYFSSELDGLAQERLLMEQALREAVKLEQFELYYQPQIDARSQEIVGVEALIRWNHPEQGLVPPFKFIPLVEETGMIIPIGEWVLNKACQQARHWLDMGIKVRMGVNLSVKQLQLDNFAAIVASALEVSGLPPEQLDLEVTESMAISDLKNTISVLQEIRELGVLTSMDDFGTGYSSLSYLQQLPLCTLKIDRAFIKDIDDEGNHAEIAKTIIDLSRNLGLHVIAEGIETRSQFEQLLMHGCDEIQGFYFSKPITATEFESFYKQTEGRLFLRDF
- a CDS encoding low molecular weight phosphotyrosine protein phosphatase, encoding MKKVGVIFVCMGNICRSPTAEGVFRTQVVDRGLADLFEIDSAGTHAYHDGEGPDPRAKKLAKQRGVELGDVRARRVTAEDIEHFDYILAMDGDNHLNLMKLAPEGHEHKVRRILEFTSFYSERDVPDPYYGGPRGFERVYDLIESASEGLLDVIVTTNLKT
- the lpdA gene encoding dihydrolipoyl dehydrogenase gives rise to the protein MNEKFDVIIIGAGPGGYVAAIRCAQLGLKTACIDDWVNSESKPSPGGTCLNVGCIPSKAMIESSEQYEKAQHELALHGVNVRGVKLDLTTLLARKDRVVNELTSGVAALLAANKVTFIHGRGKLLANKEVEVAGERFAASNIIIATGSSPSALNGVAYDGDTIVDSTGALAFDKVPKRLCVIGTGVIGLELGSVWRRLGSEVFMLKSSNTFLPMADQSIAKEALKIFSAQGLDIRMGARIKNVAVVRGKAVIEYDDKKGNHQEKVDKIIVAVGRQPNTRNLIAEDVSIEVDQRGFIRVDDKCRTAVDGIYAIGDIVRGPMLAHKASEEGVMVAELINGEFAQIDLESIPSVIYTSPEIAWVGKTEQALKQEGTDYTIGTFPFAANGRARALGETTGLIKIIAHTKTDRILGVHIIGPQASETVAQAKIAMEMGASSEDIALTVFAHPTLSEALHEAALSVHDRAIHAVQPKRKKQRS